A stretch of the Planctomycetota bacterium genome encodes the following:
- the kynA gene encoding tryptophan 2,3-dioxygenase — protein MPERAFEDSLRTDLADRLTYGGYLRLDKILAAQQPLSDPPHHDEMLFIIQHQTTELWFKLMVHELEAAIAAVERDDLSPCFKILARVKHILSQLLNQWSVLATLTPTEYVQFRDVLGPASGFQSFQYRLVEFLLGNKDARMLKVHGHDAEAHARLETALRAPSLYDVFLRYLGRRGLPIPADVLERDLAVVHEPDDRVIAALRQIYEQPDRYWEAYEMAEKLVDIDEQFGLWRFRHLRVVHRIIGMKRGTGGSSGVPFLREMIDHLFFPELWDVRTRIGPATPPA, from the coding sequence ATGCCCGAGCGCGCCTTCGAGGACTCGCTGCGGACCGATCTCGCGGATCGACTGACCTACGGCGGCTACCTCCGCCTCGACAAGATCCTTGCTGCGCAGCAGCCGCTGTCGGATCCGCCGCACCACGACGAGATGCTGTTCATCATCCAGCACCAGACCACCGAGCTGTGGTTCAAGCTGATGGTGCACGAGCTCGAGGCCGCCATCGCCGCGGTCGAGCGGGACGATCTCTCGCCGTGCTTCAAGATCCTCGCCCGCGTCAAGCACATCCTCTCGCAGTTGCTCAACCAGTGGAGTGTGCTGGCGACGCTGACGCCGACCGAGTACGTCCAATTCCGCGACGTGCTCGGCCCCGCCAGCGGGTTCCAGTCCTTCCAGTACCGGCTCGTCGAGTTTCTGCTGGGCAACAAGGATGCCCGCATGCTCAAGGTCCACGGCCACGACGCCGAGGCGCACGCACGGCTCGAAACGGCACTGCGGGCGCCGAGCCTGTATGACGTGTTCCTCCGCTACCTGGGCCGCCGCGGGCTGCCGATCCCGGCCGACGTGCTGGAGCGCGACCTCGCGGTGGTCCACGAGCCCGATGACCGGGTGATCGCTGCCCTGCGCCAGATTTACGAGCAGCCCGACCGCTACTGGGAGGCCTACGAGATGGCCGAGAAGCTCGTGGACATCGACGAGCAGTTCGGCCTGTGGCGCTTCCGCCACCTCCGCGTCGTGCACCGTATCATCGGCATGAAGCGCGGCACGGGCGGCAGCTCGGGCGTGCCCTTCCTCCGCGAGATGATCGACCACCTGTTCTTCCCGGAGCTCTGGGATGTGCGGACGCGGATCGGCCCGGCCACGCCACCCGCCTGA
- a CDS encoding GC-type dockerin domain-anchored protein yields MTRMTIVLVATAGVASAQDASFDGLGFDGLGGGLVGSRANGVSPDGEAIVGGDDTQLGTIAAYWFEGFRFPNLLFDPAGDFAFGTAEAVSSDGDVIIGLHGFFRDGVFLQVAMAWDNLGLGVELKPLPDARPLGRLLTFPGDISNDGSVAVGVSSDRSGTRQPVTWNPATGAVRPLALLPGRSGGQASRISADGRIIAGCQFGAGGTDMLVFWTDGVPEAVDVGLPPEFERFEIHSLSPDASVVGGSVTPRDFDPFSNPIRPAIWRRGSGLEVLGTPPGAPFPTGNDMVQGISERGLIAVGTTSVSAAGSPFSATVWLPDGSVRTVADWLIDDFGLVEVGDWRGLLEATAISDDGTVIVGYGINPLGIKEAWRAEVPSFLCRVDMDGDGEATLFDFLAFQNLFDVEDPRADFDGDGRYTLFDFLAFQTEFDVGCP; encoded by the coding sequence ATGACGCGGATGACGATCGTGCTTGTGGCAACGGCGGGCGTGGCGAGCGCCCAGGACGCGTCCTTCGATGGGCTCGGCTTCGACGGCCTCGGCGGCGGGCTGGTTGGCAGCCGAGCGAACGGCGTGAGCCCGGACGGCGAGGCCATCGTGGGTGGCGATGACACCCAGTTGGGCACCATCGCCGCGTACTGGTTCGAGGGCTTCCGCTTCCCCAACCTCCTCTTCGATCCCGCGGGAGACTTCGCCTTCGGCACCGCGGAGGCCGTGAGCAGCGACGGTGACGTGATCATCGGCCTGCATGGTTTCTTCCGCGACGGCGTCTTCCTGCAGGTTGCGATGGCGTGGGACAACCTCGGCCTTGGCGTTGAGCTCAAGCCGCTGCCCGATGCCCGGCCGCTGGGTCGGCTCCTGACGTTCCCGGGCGACATCAGCAACGACGGCTCGGTCGCCGTGGGCGTGTCCTCCGATCGGAGCGGGACGCGGCAGCCCGTGACCTGGAATCCGGCGACCGGCGCGGTCCGCCCCCTCGCGCTGCTGCCGGGACGGAGCGGCGGCCAGGCCAGCCGCATCTCCGCGGATGGCCGCATCATCGCCGGGTGCCAATTCGGCGCCGGCGGCACCGACATGCTGGTCTTCTGGACCGACGGCGTGCCGGAAGCAGTGGACGTCGGCCTACCCCCCGAGTTCGAGCGCTTCGAGATCCATAGCCTGTCGCCCGACGCCAGCGTCGTTGGTGGCTCGGTGACGCCGCGAGACTTCGACCCATTCTCCAACCCGATCCGCCCCGCGATCTGGCGGCGTGGCTCGGGGCTGGAGGTGCTCGGCACGCCGCCCGGCGCCCCGTTCCCGACCGGCAACGACATGGTGCAGGGCATCTCGGAGCGCGGACTCATCGCGGTCGGGACGACCTCGGTGTCGGCCGCCGGCTCGCCGTTCTCGGCGACGGTGTGGCTGCCCGATGGATCCGTGCGCACGGTGGCCGACTGGCTCATCGACGACTTCGGGCTTGTCGAGGTCGGCGACTGGCGGGGGCTGCTGGAGGCGACAGCGATCTCCGACGACGGCACGGTCATCGTCGGCTACGGCATCAATCCGCTGGGCATCAAGGAGGCCTGGCGGGCGGAGGTGCCGTCCTTCCTGTGCCGGGTGGATATGGACGGCGACGGCGAGGCCACGCTCTTCGACTTCCTGGCCTTCCAGAACCTGTTCGATGTCGAGGACCCGCGGGCCGACTTCGACGGCGACGGCCGCTACACCCTGTTCGACTTCCTGGCCTTCCAGACCGAGTTCGACGTCGGCTGCCCCTAG
- a CDS encoding ATP-binding protein has translation MAWFGVSWLDGIAGFGVGVLFATGVAWWGVRLLTERARSAERRARAAEHMADIGSMTGGLAHEIKNPLSTIGLNAQLLAEAIEELPGDEQERQRLVRRSATLLREVDRLRDILADFLEFAGELRISAAPTDLNVLVEELADFFLPQAESEGVRLRVERSPAPAVASVDAARLKQAVLNLMINALQSMAGAAAADRPKELMLRVRPRRDDVLELHVTDTGPGMPPDTAERVFRPYFTTKAGGTGLGLPTARRIVEASGGTLGFTSELDRGTDFVIALPHASSEGLRPATADSRIHSSETRGRPRGGWMR, from the coding sequence GTGGCTTGGTTTGGCGTGTCGTGGCTCGATGGCATCGCCGGTTTCGGCGTAGGCGTGCTCTTCGCGACCGGCGTGGCGTGGTGGGGCGTGCGCCTGCTCACCGAGCGGGCCCGCAGCGCCGAGCGCCGCGCCCGCGCCGCCGAGCACATGGCCGACATCGGCTCGATGACCGGCGGCCTCGCCCATGAGATCAAGAACCCGCTGTCCACCATCGGCCTGAACGCCCAGTTGCTGGCCGAGGCCATCGAGGAACTGCCGGGCGACGAGCAGGAGCGGCAGCGACTCGTCCGGCGATCCGCGACGCTGCTCCGCGAGGTCGATCGGCTCCGCGATATCCTCGCCGATTTCCTCGAGTTCGCCGGCGAGCTGCGGATCTCGGCGGCGCCCACCGACCTCAACGTGCTGGTCGAGGAGCTCGCCGACTTCTTCCTGCCCCAGGCCGAGTCCGAGGGCGTGCGGCTGCGCGTCGAGCGATCGCCCGCGCCCGCGGTGGCCAGCGTCGACGCCGCGAGGCTCAAGCAGGCGGTGCTCAACCTCATGATCAACGCGCTGCAGTCCATGGCGGGCGCGGCCGCCGCAGACCGGCCCAAGGAGTTGATGCTCCGCGTGCGGCCCCGGCGGGACGACGTCCTCGAACTGCACGTCACCGACACGGGCCCGGGCATGCCGCCCGACACCGCCGAGCGGGTGTTCCGGCCTTATTTCACAACCAAGGCGGGCGGCACGGGCCTGGGGCTGCCCACCGCGCGTCGCATCGTCGAAGCCAGCGGCGGCACGCTCGGATTTACGAGCGAGCTCGATCGCGGCACGGACTTCGTGATCGCGCTGCCGCACGCCTCGAGCGAAGGCCTGCGTCCGGCAACCGCGGATTCCCGAATCCACTCATCGGAGACCCGAGGACGACCACGCGGAGGATGGATGCGATGA
- the pnp gene encoding polyribonucleotide nucleotidyltransferase — MADVLISEQVKIEREIAGRTLSLETGVVARLASAAVIARYEGSAVLATVVRADPREGLDFFPLTVDYREKLTAAGKFPGGFRKREGPPNEKEILTMRMIDRPIRPLFPDGFVDEIQIQCWVMSHDGENDTDVLASVAASAALAISDAPFEGPIATVRVGRVHTEDGPVFVANPTQSQMDFSDLDMVLSGHCDGINMIEVGAAEVPEDDVLDAMELGEETIGEILSLIDDLVAEVGQEKRDGTLLLPDDDVTAIVEKAAKAKMLKARQIPGKHDRGDAIRALRDEVLEKHFAIAEDGTPGEHITSVKRRSMAKDAFRTLEKKAARQLLVEKGIRADGRGLDDLRPIYGEVGYFDRTHGSALFQRGETQSLVSCTLGTGKDEQIVDGLLPEYSKKFTLHYNFPPFCVGEARRITGPGRREIGHGALAERSLLGILPGPDEFPYTVRLVSDITESNGSSSMASICGGCLALMDAGVPIRNVCAGISVGRATDEKGGSETYITDIIGEEDFFGDMDFKVAGTREGITGIQLDLKARGLNLDQIEQIFEQARTARLRIINIMEQVLPAPREEISRFAPRIEQIKINPEKIGKLIGPGGKTIRGLQDKWGVQIDVEEDGTVSVSSTNADSLAAAKQEIEALAEEIKVGSVYTGKVVSVRDFGAFIEIAPGTDGMCHISELQDGYVEKVTDVVEVGDEVTVKVILVDDQGRIKLSRKQAIAGDGGGSDEADDDGRGRRRGRGRDRGERRDDGRSERSSDREGDRGEDRDDEDRSRSRRRRRGRRPASVD, encoded by the coding sequence ATGGCAGATGTTCTGATTTCCGAGCAGGTCAAGATCGAGCGCGAGATCGCCGGTCGCACGCTCTCGCTCGAGACCGGTGTCGTCGCGAGGCTCGCCTCGGCGGCGGTGATCGCCCGCTACGAGGGCAGCGCAGTGCTGGCCACCGTCGTCCGGGCCGACCCCCGCGAGGGGCTCGATTTCTTCCCCCTCACCGTGGACTACCGCGAAAAGCTGACCGCCGCGGGCAAGTTCCCCGGCGGCTTCCGCAAGCGTGAGGGCCCGCCGAACGAGAAAGAGATCCTCACGATGCGGATGATCGATCGCCCGATCCGTCCGCTGTTCCCCGATGGCTTCGTCGACGAGATCCAGATCCAGTGCTGGGTCATGAGCCACGACGGCGAGAACGACACCGACGTGCTGGCCTCGGTCGCCGCGTCGGCGGCGTTGGCCATCAGCGACGCCCCCTTCGAGGGCCCGATCGCCACCGTTCGCGTCGGCCGCGTGCACACCGAGGACGGCCCGGTCTTCGTCGCCAACCCGACCCAGAGCCAGATGGACTTCTCCGACCTGGACATGGTCCTCAGCGGGCACTGCGACGGCATCAACATGATCGAGGTCGGCGCCGCCGAGGTGCCCGAGGACGACGTCCTCGACGCCATGGAGCTGGGCGAGGAGACCATCGGCGAGATCCTCTCCCTCATCGACGACCTCGTGGCCGAGGTCGGCCAGGAGAAGCGCGACGGCACGCTGCTGCTGCCCGATGACGATGTCACCGCGATCGTCGAGAAGGCGGCCAAGGCCAAGATGCTCAAGGCGCGGCAGATCCCCGGCAAGCACGACCGCGGCGACGCCATCCGCGCCCTCCGCGACGAGGTGCTCGAGAAGCACTTCGCCATCGCCGAGGACGGCACACCAGGCGAACACATCACCTCGGTCAAGCGGCGGAGCATGGCCAAGGACGCCTTCCGAACGCTCGAGAAGAAGGCCGCCCGCCAGCTCCTGGTCGAGAAGGGCATCCGCGCCGACGGCCGCGGCCTCGACGACCTGCGACCGATCTACGGCGAGGTCGGCTACTTCGACCGCACGCACGGCTCGGCGCTCTTCCAGCGGGGCGAAACGCAGAGCCTCGTGTCCTGCACGCTGGGCACGGGCAAGGACGAGCAGATCGTCGACGGCCTGCTGCCCGAGTACAGCAAGAAATTCACGCTGCACTACAACTTCCCGCCCTTCTGCGTGGGCGAGGCGAGGCGGATCACCGGTCCCGGCCGCCGCGAGATCGGCCACGGCGCCCTCGCCGAGCGGAGCTTGCTTGGCATCCTGCCCGGCCCCGACGAGTTCCCCTACACCGTCCGGCTGGTGAGCGACATCACCGAGAGCAACGGCTCGTCCTCGATGGCGTCGATCTGCGGCGGCTGCCTGGCGCTCATGGACGCCGGCGTGCCCATCCGCAACGTGTGCGCGGGCATCTCGGTCGGCCGCGCCACCGACGAGAAGGGCGGCAGCGAGACCTACATCACCGACATCATCGGCGAGGAGGACTTCTTCGGCGACATGGACTTCAAGGTCGCCGGCACCCGCGAGGGCATCACCGGCATCCAGCTCGACCTCAAGGCCCGCGGCCTGAACCTCGACCAGATCGAGCAGATCTTCGAGCAGGCCCGCACCGCGCGGCTGCGGATCATCAACATCATGGAGCAAGTCCTGCCCGCGCCGCGCGAGGAGATCTCCCGCTTCGCGCCGCGGATCGAGCAGATCAAGATCAATCCCGAGAAGATCGGCAAGCTCATCGGCCCGGGCGGCAAGACCATCCGCGGCCTGCAGGACAAGTGGGGCGTGCAGATCGACGTCGAGGAGGACGGCACCGTCTCGGTGTCCTCGACCAACGCCGACAGCCTGGCCGCCGCCAAGCAGGAGATCGAGGCCCTGGCCGAGGAGATCAAGGTCGGCTCGGTCTACACCGGCAAGGTCGTCTCGGTCCGCGACTTCGGCGCCTTCATCGAGATCGCGCCCGGCACCGACGGCATGTGCCACATCTCCGAGCTCCAGGACGGCTACGTCGAGAAGGTGACCGATGTGGTCGAGGTCGGCGACGAGGTGACCGTGAAGGTCATCCTGGTGGACGACCAGGGCCGCATCAAGCTCAGCCGCAAGCAAGCGATCGCCGGCGATGGCGGCGGCTCCGATGAGGCCGACGACGACGGCCGTGGCCGGCGCCGCGGTCGTGGGCGCGATCGGGGCGAGCGTCGCGACGACGGCCGCTCGGAGCGCAGCTCGGATCGCGAAGGCGACCGGGGCGAGGATCGCGACGACGAGGACCGGTCGCGGTCGCGTCGCCGCCGCCGGGGCCGACGGCCCGCGTCCGTCGATTGA